From a region of the Notolabrus celidotus isolate fNotCel1 chromosome 14, fNotCel1.pri, whole genome shotgun sequence genome:
- the hspa13 gene encoding heat shock 70 kDa protein 13, with the protein MSGEISMIGSVILALFLAGYLGQQYLPPPKPKVIGLDLGTTFCSVAVFHPGVGDVEVIADEEGRRSIPSAVSFTTTAVLAGHEAVDLADSNPQNTIYDAKRFIGKVFEAEVLEQESARYPFKVINNNGSAEFSISTNSTFTVTPEFIGSRLLLKLKKMAERQLNVPIQKAVISVPAEFDERQRNFTVRAANLAGLEILRVINEPTAAAMAYGLHKVDVFNVLVVDLGGGTLDVSLLNKQGGMFLTRAMAGNNKLGGQDFSQRLLQYTTERVRQEFGIPPTLKEDIHRLRQAVEAAKLNLTLQPDTTIRVPLHLHTHDSSGSSEGSPPSLVLFQSVITRELFEELNEDLFQKILAPIETVLSEGHLEKEEVDEIVLVGGSTRIPRIRRLISEYFGKEPNTSVDPDLAVVTGVAIQAGIMGGSWPLQVSAIEIPNRHLRKTNFL; encoded by the exons ATGTCTGGAGAGATTTCCATGATTG GTTCGGTGATCCTGGCCCTGTTTCTGGCTGGTTATCTGGGCCAACAGTACCTACCACCACCCAAACCTAAAGTGATCGGCCTGGACCTGGGCACCACCTTCTGCTCTGTGGCTGTCTTCCACCCGGGCGTCGGGGATGTGGAGGTTATAGCAGAtgaagaggggaggagaagCATCCCCAGCGCCGTCTCGTTTACCACCACTGCGGTGCTGGCTGGACACGAAGCCGTGGACCTGGCCGACAGCAACCCTCAAAACACTATCTATGACGCCAAGAGGTTCATAGGGAAGGTGTTTGAGGCTGAGGTGTTGGAGCAGGAGAGTGCTCGGTACCCATTTAAG GTGATTAACAACAATGGAAGTGCAGAGTTTTCCATCTCCACCAACAGCACCTTCACTGTGACCCCAGAGTTCATTGGCTCCAGGCTGCTTCTGAAATTGAAGAAGATGGCAGAGAGACAGCTCAATGTGCCGATTCAGAAAGCTGTCATATCAGTGCCTGCTGAATTTGACGAGAGACAGAGGAACTTCACTGTCAGGGCGGCCAATCTCGCTG GCTTGGAGATCCTGCGTGTGATCAATGAGCCCACAGCTGCAGCGATGGCCTACGGTCTGCACAAGGTGGATGTGTTCAACGTGCTGGTGGTGGACCTCGGGGGAGGAACCCTGGATGTGTCTTTACTCAACAAACAGGGAGGCATGTTTCTCACCAGAGCCATGGCAG ggaATAACAAGCTGGGAGGTCAAGACTTCAGCCAGAGATTGCTCCAGTACACCACAGAGCGCGTACGACAGGAGTTTGGCATCCCACCCACTCTGAAAGAAGACATTCACCGTCTCAGACAAGCTGTCGAAGCAGCCAAGCTCAACCTCACCCTTCAGCCTGATACCACCATCAGGGTGCCTCTGCACCTTCACACCCATGACAGCTCTGGCTCATCCGAGGGTTCTCCCCCTTCTCTGGTTCTCTTCCAGTCTGTGATAACTCGCGAGCTCTTCGAAGAGCTCAACGAGGATCTCTTCCAGAAAATCTTGGCACCCATCGAGACGGTGTTGTCCGAGGGCCAcctggagaaggaggaggttgATGAGATTGTTCTGGTTGGAGGGTCCACCAGGATACCCCGGATTAGGAGGCTGATCAGCGAGTACTTCGGGAAAGAGCCGAACACATCAGTAGACCCTGACCTGGCTGTGGTTACAGGTGTGGCCATCCAGGCAGGGATCATGGGCGGCTCCTGGCCTTTACAAGTGAGCGCCATAGAAATCCCAAACAGACACTTACGCaagacaaacttcctctaa